The following proteins come from a genomic window of Nostoc sp. ATCC 53789:
- a CDS encoding AAA family ATPase: protein MSAKVDVTVTLSGYQIREQLYSGSRTLVYRAVREADNQAVVIKLLKREYPSFSELIQFRNQYALAKNLEIPGIIKPYSLEPYNNGYALVMEDFGGISLRQFIKEQPQHLEQFLIIALQLTDILHQLHQQRVIHKDIKPANILIHPDTKVLKLIDFSISSLLPRETTEIQNPNVLEGTLAYLSPEQTGRMNRGIDYRSDFYSLGVSFFELLTGKVPFDAQDPMELVHCHIAKLPPNVCDVNSEIPLVVGEIIHKLMAKNAEDRYQTALGLKQDLHLCIEQLKEIGKIEHFSIGKRDVSDRFIMAEKLYGREQEVKILLEGFERVASGTSEFMLVAGFSGIGKTAVVNEVHKPIVRQRGYFIKGKYDQFNRNIPLSAFVQAFRDLMGQLLGESDTQLKQWKWKILTALGENAQVIIDVIPELEEIIGQQSPVVELSGNASQNRFNLLFQKFIQVFTTVTHPLVMFLDDLQWADSASLNLIKVLIGQRESGFMLLIGAYRDNEVSPAHPLILTLEEIKKAGTTVNTITLAPLSQESLNSLVTDTLQCPAAIAQPLTQLVYQKTQGNPFFSTQFLKALHEEGAIEFDPQAGHWQCDISDVQLLSLRDDVVEFMAMQLQKLPVATQNVLKLAACIGNSFDLATLAIVYEKSQAETATDLWKALQEGLVIPSNDIYKFYQSKSELLIEENGQIEADNQVIAFYKFLHDRVQQAAYSLIPDNQKQLMHLKIGQLLLSVINETKKEEKIFEIVNQLNKGADLIVLETERETLAKLNLAAAQKAKSATAYVAAIEYTTKGIQLLTANCWQQCYELTLALHDLAAELTCLSGYFGQMEQIVDEVLQNARQLLDKVKVYEVRILADVAQSQQPKAIKTALSALKLFGVSFPEQPTDADITESLQQTQDILKGKHLEDLLELPEMKDLRGLAVIRILATVTAAVYQAVPELLPLIVCKQVRLSVAYGNAGVSAQAYAWYGVILCGIGEIDLGDRVGQLAMGLLSRFESREFKASTINMVYPFVKPWKHHIQNSLAPLLDGYHSGLEMGTLEYAAYCAYNYCSLSYFLGKDLSILEPEMKVYSQALAQIKQEVAHNYLRVFYQSVLNLLGQSKCPWEIKGVVYDEEMMLPKHQQANDLYAMGTLYINKLILCYLFNEWEQATKVAVNAKQYLHGVSGCFMIPVFHFYDSLTRLAILSNAQGKECNSLPQEVVGNQKKLKEWANHAPTNHLHKFYLVEAEQYRVLGRMYEAMDYYDRAIASAKANAYIQEEALSNELAGKFYLEWGKEKLAQAYMQEAYYCYARWGAKAKVTDLEQRYPQLLTAIVQHPQPLLSASNTIFAPSFHSTQTSSSSNITESLDLATILKASQTLSGEIELEKLLMMLLQIVIENAGAEKCVLMLLRDNRLLIKGTVSVNTQPIVLQRIPVEESHDIPLRVIYHVKHSLQPVVLADATNHPVFASDTYILSQQPKSILCNPILHRGQFAGILYLENNLTTGAFTSDRVELLNLLCTQAAISLENARLYEQTQQTLVELRASEARFQKVVDNIPGMVFQFCLATDGSFWTPYVSSGCYDLYEVDPKAVMAGVHNIHLMAHPDDSPMLGQLVADSGRMLTPFSHEWRIVTPSGKIKWIQCVSRPELQADGLIVWDGVVIDISDVYDELRLRKQAEAALQEKEEFLSSIYNGAEIVIFVVDVLDNDRFHYAGWNAVAERASGIRSADAVGKTPTEVLGAAQAQTIQQRLAECARTGMPLYYEHCLTFDGQETWWFINFNPLKNTEGQIYRVIGTSFDISDRKRAEVQLNHRTAELEQILQQLQHTQTQMIQSEKMSGLGQLVAGVAHEINNPVNFIFGNLSHANEYTKNILRLLELYQKYYPIPDSEIQEEAEAMDLEFLVEDLPKLIYSMRIGAERIQKIVVSLRTFSRMDEAEMKEVNIHEGIDSTLMILQHRLKAKPDSQGIEIVKAYGELPLVECYAGQLNQVFMNLLSNAIDALEEANAQDQTLTPTITISTYLAENKQVVIKIADNGPGIPAHIKQKLFDPFFTTKAVGKGTGMGLSISYQIVAEKHKGTLHCVSEPGQGATFIVMIPICQS from the coding sequence ATGAGCGCAAAAGTGGATGTAACTGTAACACTGTCAGGCTACCAAATTAGAGAGCAACTATACTCAGGTTCACGTACACTTGTATATCGCGCGGTCAGAGAAGCAGATAACCAAGCAGTTGTAATTAAGCTTTTAAAACGAGAGTACCCCAGCTTTAGTGAACTCATACAGTTTCGCAACCAATATGCCCTAGCCAAAAACCTAGAGATTCCTGGGATTATTAAGCCCTACAGCCTAGAACCCTATAATAATGGCTATGCTTTGGTGATGGAAGATTTTGGTGGCATCTCACTGCGGCAATTTATTAAGGAACAGCCGCAACACTTAGAGCAATTTCTAATTATAGCCCTACAACTAACAGATATTCTGCACCAGCTACATCAACAACGGGTAATTCATAAAGACATTAAACCCGCTAATATCCTGATTCACCCAGACACCAAAGTGTTAAAGCTGATAGACTTCAGCATCTCCTCCTTGTTACCGAGAGAAACCACCGAAATCCAAAATCCAAATGTCCTGGAAGGGACTCTAGCTTATCTATCACCAGAACAGACAGGACGCATGAATCGGGGGATTGATTACCGCAGCGACTTCTATTCATTGGGAGTAAGTTTCTTTGAGCTACTGACAGGAAAAGTGCCTTTTGATGCTCAAGACCCGATGGAATTAGTGCATTGTCATATTGCAAAACTTCCTCCTAATGTGTGCGATGTCAACTCTGAGATCCCTTTGGTTGTGGGAGAAATTATTCACAAGCTGATGGCGAAGAATGCCGAAGACCGCTACCAGACTGCGTTGGGACTAAAGCAGGATTTGCATCTGTGCATAGAACAACTGAAAGAAATAGGAAAAATTGAGCATTTCTCCATTGGAAAGCGAGATGTAAGCGATCGCTTCATAATGGCAGAAAAACTCTATGGCAGAGAGCAAGAAGTTAAAATACTACTAGAAGGATTCGAGCGGGTTGCCAGTGGGACATCGGAGTTCATGTTAGTGGCGGGGTTCTCCGGCATTGGTAAAACGGCAGTGGTGAATGAAGTACATAAACCCATTGTCCGGCAACGAGGCTACTTTATTAAAGGCAAGTATGACCAGTTCAACCGCAACATTCCCCTTAGTGCTTTTGTCCAAGCCTTCCGTGACTTAATGGGGCAGTTGTTAGGCGAAAGTGACACCCAATTAAAGCAATGGAAATGGAAGATTTTGACAGCGTTGGGGGAAAATGCCCAAGTAATTATCGATGTGATTCCTGAGTTAGAGGAGATTATTGGGCAACAATCCCCAGTGGTGGAACTATCAGGTAATGCTTCTCAGAACCGTTTTAATCTGTTGTTCCAAAAATTTATTCAAGTATTTACTACAGTTACACATCCCTTGGTGATGTTTTTGGATGATTTACAGTGGGCAGATTCAGCATCACTAAACTTGATTAAGGTATTGATCGGACAAAGAGAAAGCGGCTTCATGTTATTGATTGGTGCATATCGTGATAATGAAGTGTCGCCTGCTCATCCGTTGATATTGACGTTAGAAGAAATCAAGAAAGCTGGCACTACAGTCAATACAATCACACTGGCTCCCTTGAGTCAAGAAAGTTTAAATTCGCTAGTTACAGATACATTGCAATGTCCAGCAGCGATCGCTCAACCTTTAACCCAGCTAGTTTATCAAAAAACTCAAGGAAACCCCTTTTTCAGCACACAGTTTCTCAAGGCGCTACATGAAGAAGGAGCTATTGAGTTTGATCCTCAAGCTGGGCATTGGCAGTGTGATATTAGTGATGTGCAATTGCTCTCTCTGAGAGATGACGTGGTAGAGTTTATGGCAATGCAGTTACAGAAGTTGCCAGTTGCCACTCAAAATGTCCTGAAACTCGCAGCATGTATTGGTAACTCTTTTGATTTAGCAACACTGGCAATTGTCTATGAAAAGTCTCAAGCTGAAACTGCTACTGACTTATGGAAAGCCCTTCAGGAAGGATTAGTAATTCCCAGCAATGATATTTACAAGTTTTATCAGTCAAAATCAGAATTGTTGATTGAGGAGAATGGACAGATCGAAGCAGATAATCAGGTGATTGCTTTCTACAAATTTCTGCACGATCGCGTCCAACAAGCTGCTTATTCACTCATCCCCGATAACCAAAAACAACTGATGCACTTAAAAATTGGGCAATTGCTTTTAAGTGTAATAAACGAAACGAAAAAAGAGGAAAAAATCTTCGAGATTGTTAATCAATTAAATAAAGGAGCCGATTTAATTGTCTTAGAAACAGAACGGGAGACATTAGCGAAGCTAAATCTAGCTGCTGCCCAAAAAGCAAAATCTGCAACCGCTTACGTTGCAGCAATTGAATACACCACTAAAGGCATACAACTTCTCACAGCAAATTGTTGGCAGCAATGCTATGAGCTAACGTTGGCTCTACATGATTTAGCCGCAGAATTAACCTGTCTGAGCGGTTACTTTGGGCAAATGGAGCAGATAGTTGATGAGGTACTGCAAAATGCTCGTCAATTACTAGACAAAGTGAAAGTCTATGAAGTGAGAATTTTGGCTGATGTCGCTCAGAGTCAGCAACCCAAAGCCATTAAAACCGCTCTTTCTGCTTTGAAATTATTTGGAGTGTCGTTTCCAGAGCAGCCAACTGATGCAGATATTACTGAAAGTTTGCAACAGACTCAAGATATATTAAAAGGAAAACATTTAGAAGATTTGTTGGAACTGCCTGAGATGAAAGACCTCCGAGGTCTGGCAGTGATCCGAATTTTAGCGACTGTAACAGCAGCAGTCTATCAAGCGGTTCCAGAATTGCTGCCGTTAATCGTGTGCAAGCAGGTGAGGTTATCGGTTGCTTATGGTAATGCTGGGGTATCAGCACAGGCTTATGCTTGGTATGGAGTCATTCTGTGCGGTATTGGAGAAATAGATTTAGGCGATCGCGTTGGTCAACTGGCAATGGGACTACTATCACGCTTCGAGAGTAGAGAATTTAAAGCCAGCACGATTAACATGGTTTATCCTTTCGTGAAGCCTTGGAAACATCATATTCAAAATTCACTCGCTCCTTTGCTTGACGGATACCATAGCGGTCTGGAGATGGGTACTTTAGAATATGCTGCTTACTGTGCCTACAATTATTGTTCGCTGTCCTATTTTCTCGGCAAAGATTTGTCAATCTTAGAACCAGAGATGAAGGTTTACAGTCAGGCATTGGCTCAAATTAAACAGGAAGTTGCTCACAATTACCTAAGAGTCTTTTACCAATCTGTCTTAAATTTACTGGGACAGAGTAAGTGTCCTTGGGAAATTAAAGGTGTGGTTTATGACGAAGAAATGATGTTGCCCAAGCATCAGCAGGCGAACGATCTCTATGCAATGGGAACACTGTATATTAATAAACTAATTCTTTGTTACTTGTTCAATGAGTGGGAACAAGCAACAAAAGTGGCAGTTAATGCCAAACAATATTTACATGGTGTATCCGGTTGTTTCATGATTCCGGTGTTTCACTTTTACGATTCATTAACTCGTCTGGCGATATTATCCAATGCTCAAGGTAAGGAATGTAATAGTTTGCCCCAGGAAGTTGTTGGCAACCAAAAGAAGCTCAAAGAATGGGCAAACCACGCCCCTACAAACCATTTACACAAATTTTATTTGGTGGAAGCAGAGCAGTATCGGGTGTTGGGGCGAATGTATGAAGCAATGGATTACTACGATCGCGCGATCGCATCCGCCAAAGCAAATGCATATATTCAAGAAGAAGCACTAAGCAATGAACTCGCAGGCAAATTCTACCTCGAATGGGGCAAAGAAAAACTCGCCCAAGCATATATGCAAGAAGCATATTACTGCTACGCCCGTTGGGGAGCTAAAGCCAAAGTAACTGACTTGGAACAGCGCTATCCTCAGCTTTTGACCGCAATTGTGCAACACCCGCAACCATTACTTAGTGCATCTAACACAATTTTTGCCCCATCTTTTCATTCGACTCAAACCTCTAGCTCCAGCAATATTACAGAATCGCTCGATTTGGCAACCATTCTCAAAGCCTCTCAAACTCTTTCTGGTGAAATTGAATTAGAAAAACTCCTAATGATGCTGCTTCAGATAGTAATTGAAAATGCTGGGGCAGAAAAATGCGTGTTAATGCTGCTGCGGGACAATCGCTTGTTGATTAAAGGGACTGTCAGCGTTAATACTCAACCCATTGTTCTGCAAAGAATTCCAGTGGAGGAAAGCCACGACATTCCTCTGAGAGTGATTTATCACGTCAAACATTCCTTACAACCTGTGGTGTTGGCGGATGCCACTAATCATCCAGTCTTTGCCAGCGATACTTACATTTTGAGCCAACAGCCAAAAAGCATCTTGTGTAATCCGATTCTCCATCGGGGTCAATTCGCAGGTATCCTTTATTTGGAGAATAACTTGACGACTGGGGCATTTACTAGCGATCGCGTCGAACTGCTTAACCTGTTATGTACTCAAGCCGCTATTTCTCTAGAAAATGCCCGACTTTATGAGCAGACACAACAAACACTGGTAGAACTGCGTGCCAGTGAAGCCCGCTTCCAGAAGGTGGTTGACAATATTCCAGGCATGGTATTCCAATTCTGTCTGGCTACCGATGGCTCTTTTTGGACACCCTACGTCAGTTCGGGTTGCTATGACCTGTATGAGGTTGATCCAAAGGCAGTGATGGCAGGGGTACACAACATTCACCTCATGGCGCATCCAGACGATTCCCCAATGCTGGGACAGTTAGTTGCTGATTCTGGTCGAATGTTAACGCCTTTTAGTCACGAGTGGCGAATTGTGACTCCTTCAGGCAAAATCAAATGGATTCAATGTGTTTCTCGACCAGAACTGCAAGCTGATGGCTTGATTGTGTGGGATGGGGTGGTGATTGATATTAGCGATGTCTACGACGAGCTTCGTTTACGCAAACAAGCGGAAGCCGCACTTCAAGAGAAAGAGGAGTTTCTGAGCAGCATTTACAACGGAGCCGAAATAGTCATCTTTGTTGTGGATGTGTTGGATAACGATCGCTTCCATTACGCCGGATGGAACGCTGTTGCGGAACGAGCCTCTGGAATTCGTAGTGCTGATGCCGTAGGCAAAACGCCCACTGAAGTCCTTGGGGCAGCACAGGCCCAGACTATCCAACAACGGCTTGCTGAGTGCGCCAGAACGGGAATGCCCCTTTATTATGAGCATTGCCTAACCTTTGATGGGCAGGAAACCTGGTGGTTTATCAACTTCAACCCACTCAAGAATACTGAGGGACAGATTTACCGGGTGATTGGCACAAGCTTTGACATTAGCGATCGCAAACGCGCCGAAGTCCAATTGAATCATCGCACAGCAGAATTAGAGCAAATCCTGCAACAACTCCAGCACACCCAAACCCAGATGATCCAATCCGAGAAAATGTCAGGATTGGGGCAACTTGTGGCAGGTGTTGCCCATGAAATCAACAACCCAGTCAACTTTATCTTCGGCAATCTTAGCCATGCAAATGAATACACCAAAAATATTCTGAGACTCCTGGAACTTTATCAGAAATATTACCCAATTCCCGACTCTGAGATTCAAGAAGAAGCCGAAGCGATGGACTTGGAGTTTTTAGTAGAAGACTTACCCAAACTTATTTATTCCATGCGAATTGGAGCAGAACGCATTCAAAAAATTGTTGTCTCTCTACGCACTTTCTCGCGCATGGATGAAGCCGAGATGAAAGAAGTCAATATTCATGAGGGCATTGATAGCACACTGATGATTCTGCAACATCGACTGAAAGCTAAACCTGATTCTCAAGGCATTGAGATTGTCAAAGCTTATGGAGAGTTACCGTTAGTCGAATGCTATGCCGGACAACTCAATCAAGTGTTTATGAATCTTTTGAGCAATGCCATTGATGCCTTAGAAGAAGCGAACGCTCAAGACCAAACCTTAACTCCTACTATTACGATTAGCACTTACCTGGCAGAAAACAAACAAGTTGTCATTAAAATTGCAGATAATGGCCCCGGAATTCCTGCTCATATCAAGCAAAAATTATTTGATCCATTCTTTACGACAAAAGCTGTCGGCAAAGGTACAGGAATGGGACTTTCTATTAGTTATCAAATTGTGGCTGAAAAACACAAAGGCACATTACATTGTGTTTCCGAACCGGGACAGGGAGCCACATTCATTGTGATGATTCCGATTTGCCAATCTTGA
- a CDS encoding PAS domain-containing protein: MSQQQRTLLIVDDSPEDRELYRRYLLRDREYSYTFLEGTLGQQGLELCQQHQPDAILLDYRLPDIDGLEFLAKLQISTQQQCLPVIVVTGQGNEAIAVQAMKAGAQDYIVKEQITAQGLQIAINGAIETVRLRTQLQQRIERERVVAQITQQIHLSLNLDEILQATVAEVRQFLHTDRVLVFRLNPGGDGTVVAESVGTEWRSLLSSTIQDPFLAETYITSNRPQLVSYDPAFIKNYIEGYYQGQVTAVSDIHDSSIDPCHGELLAQFQVKAHLVVPILQDNQFWGLLIAHHCTSPRFWQPLEIDLLKELATQVSIALRQAELYQQAQRELKERQQVEAELRQSEQQLRLALSASRMGTWNWNIQTGKISWSDNLEASFGLEPGEFDGSFEMFAARVHPDDRDRVLAVVDRAIATGEDYDIEFRVVYPNGTIRWALSQGKVFYDQHGQPIQMAGIDLDITERKQSAETLRESEERFRQLAENIDAVFWIKEVLENRVSYVSPAYKRLWGLNPQELYQGQQAWVDRIHPEDREATDRAFHEKAVAGNFDEEYRIILPDGSIRWVHDRCFGLRDETGEIYRFAGIAEDISERKQAEQALRDSEERLQMALEGSGGGLWDWNIVSNEDYLSSRWLEMLGYEQGELPGHFNSWERLIHPDDKVWVMERLNAHLQDDSVSYKFEYRMLTKSGEWKWIANHGKVVLRDRQGNPLRMAGIHFDITDRKQAELALRQSEEFKNRILDSSSDCIKVLSLDGRLLYMNTGGLCLMEIDDLNSYLNTEWLCFWKGSYQQQAEQALAAAKTGEVNIFRGYCPTVKGTPKWWEVVVSPILDASGQLERILLISRDITDRKKIELLLQESEARLKLAYKATQSGLWDWDIIHNSAHVSEEYVNLFGLDPTTKEITYELWLSLLHPDDRISANEGVSRTIQQQEEYYEDDFRTIHPDGIRWLAARGQVFYDAAGNAVRMVGNVQDITDRKQAEIQRDRLFQLEQAARAEAERANRIKDEFLAVLSHELRSPLNPILGWTKLLQTRKFSETKTAEALATIERNAKLQTQLIDDLLDVAKILRGKLTIDAAPVNLAFIIESAIDTVTTAAIAKSISLHPVLPNIGQVSGDSNRLQQIVWNLLSNAIKFTPKGGRVEIRLEQVDEQAQIIVRDTGKGINLEFLPYIFESFRQEDVSITRKYGGLGLGLAIVRQLVEAHGGTIMADSPGVGLGATFTVQLPLLNLQPEIKQTDELPQPGLELTGIRVLTVDDDPDARELLTVLLTEYGATVLTVASAAEVLANLESFQPDVLVSDIGMPEVDGYSLIQQIRTLSPEKGGKIPAIALTAYARVDDYQRAITSGYQRHVTKPLDPEELVQAVVALAQIKIGKSESSQ; encoded by the coding sequence ATGTCTCAGCAACAGCGCACCCTCTTAATTGTCGATGATTCCCCAGAAGATCGAGAGCTATATCGGCGGTATTTGTTGCGCGATCGCGAATATTCTTACACTTTCCTAGAAGGAACCCTGGGACAGCAAGGGCTAGAACTTTGCCAGCAACACCAACCAGATGCCATTTTACTTGATTATCGACTGCCTGATATAGACGGACTGGAATTTCTGGCTAAATTGCAAATCTCAACTCAACAGCAGTGCCTACCTGTGATTGTTGTCACAGGGCAGGGCAATGAGGCGATCGCAGTTCAGGCGATGAAAGCCGGCGCACAAGATTATATTGTCAAAGAGCAAATTACCGCACAAGGGCTACAAATAGCAATCAATGGGGCAATTGAAACAGTGCGGCTACGCACCCAACTGCAACAGCGTATTGAACGAGAGCGCGTAGTCGCGCAAATTACCCAGCAAATTCACTTATCTCTGAATCTGGATGAAATTCTTCAGGCAACTGTAGCCGAGGTGCGGCAGTTTCTCCACACAGATCGCGTCCTGGTTTTTCGGTTAAATCCTGGTGGGGATGGGACAGTAGTGGCAGAATCGGTTGGGACAGAGTGGCGATCGCTTCTTTCCTCTACTATCCAAGATCCCTTCCTAGCTGAGACCTACATCACCTCCAATAGACCGCAACTTGTCAGCTACGATCCCGCCTTTATCAAGAATTATATCGAAGGCTATTATCAGGGGCAAGTAACGGCAGTATCGGACATTCATGACAGCAGTATTGACCCATGCCACGGTGAATTGTTGGCACAGTTTCAAGTCAAAGCTCATCTGGTTGTACCAATTCTGCAAGACAACCAGTTTTGGGGATTGCTAATTGCTCATCATTGTACCTCCCCGCGATTTTGGCAGCCTTTAGAAATTGACTTGCTTAAAGAGTTGGCAACTCAGGTGAGTATCGCCTTACGACAGGCAGAACTGTATCAGCAGGCACAGCGTGAGCTAAAGGAACGCCAACAGGTAGAAGCAGAACTACGCCAAAGCGAACAACAGCTGCGATTAGCACTATCAGCTTCTCGGATGGGAACATGGAACTGGAATATCCAAACGGGAAAAATTTCCTGGTCGGATAACCTGGAAGCCTCATTTGGACTGGAGCCAGGAGAGTTTGACGGCTCATTCGAGATGTTTGCCGCGCGAGTCCACCCTGATGATCGCGATCGCGTTCTAGCAGTCGTCGATCGTGCCATCGCCACCGGAGAAGACTATGACATTGAATTTCGAGTGGTATATCCTAATGGTACTATTCGGTGGGCACTCAGTCAGGGTAAGGTATTTTACGACCAACACGGACAACCGATTCAGATGGCGGGTATCGATCTCGATATCACCGAACGCAAACAGTCAGCCGAAACTCTGCGCGAGAGTGAGGAACGTTTTCGGCAGCTTGCAGAAAATATTGATGCGGTGTTCTGGATCAAAGAAGTATTGGAAAATCGAGTTAGCTATGTTAGTCCTGCATATAAACGCCTGTGGGGATTGAACCCGCAGGAATTGTATCAAGGACAACAAGCATGGGTCGATCGTATCCACCCAGAAGATCGAGAAGCGACAGACAGAGCGTTTCATGAAAAAGCTGTCGCAGGTAACTTTGATGAAGAATACCGGATTATTTTACCCGATGGTAGTATTCGCTGGGTTCACGATCGCTGTTTTGGGCTTCGAGATGAAACAGGAGAGATTTATCGTTTTGCAGGTATTGCCGAAGACATCAGCGAACGGAAACAGGCAGAACAAGCCCTGCGAGACAGTGAAGAACGCCTGCAAATGGCACTGGAAGGTTCTGGTGGCGGTCTATGGGATTGGAACATTGTTAGCAATGAAGATTATTTAAGTTCACGATGGCTGGAAATGCTGGGATATGAGCAAGGAGAGCTACCTGGGCACTTTAACAGTTGGGAGCGACTGATTCATCCTGACGATAAAGTTTGGGTGATGGAACGGTTGAATGCCCATCTTCAGGACGATTCGGTGTCTTACAAATTTGAATATCGGATGTTAACCAAGTCTGGGGAGTGGAAATGGATTGCCAACCACGGAAAAGTGGTTTTGCGTGATCGACAGGGCAATCCACTCCGAATGGCAGGCATCCATTTTGATATCACCGATCGCAAACAGGCAGAGCTTGCTTTGCGCCAGAGTGAAGAATTTAAGAACCGTATTTTAGATAGTAGTTCTGACTGTATCAAAGTATTAAGCCTCGACGGGCGGCTGCTGTATATGAATACAGGTGGACTATGTTTGATGGAAATTGACGACTTAAATTCCTATCTCAATACTGAATGGCTCTGTTTCTGGAAAGGCAGCTATCAACAACAAGCAGAGCAAGCACTCGCTGCCGCTAAAACAGGTGAAGTCAACATTTTTCGCGGATACTGCCCAACTGTAAAAGGCACTCCCAAATGGTGGGAAGTGGTCGTTAGCCCGATTCTGGATGCTTCCGGGCAACTAGAACGAATCTTGTTGATTTCACGAGACATCACCGATCGCAAAAAGATAGAACTCCTCTTGCAGGAGAGCGAAGCCCGGTTAAAATTGGCGTACAAAGCGACGCAATCGGGATTATGGGACTGGGACATTATCCACAATAGCGCTCATGTATCTGAAGAGTACGTCAATCTGTTTGGGCTTGACCCAACCACAAAGGAAATCACCTATGAACTGTGGTTAAGTCTCCTGCACCCAGACGATCGCATCTCAGCTAATGAAGGGGTGAGTCGCACCATCCAGCAACAGGAAGAGTACTATGAAGATGACTTCCGCACTATACATCCTGATGGCATTCGCTGGTTAGCGGCTAGAGGTCAGGTTTTCTATGATGCTGCGGGCAATGCGGTACGGATGGTGGGTAATGTACAGGATATCACCGATCGCAAACAAGCTGAAATCCAACGCGATCGCCTATTTCAGCTAGAGCAAGCAGCCAGAGCCGAAGCCGAACGCGCCAATCGGATCAAAGATGAATTTTTGGCGGTTCTCTCCCATGAATTGCGATCGCCTCTCAACCCAATTCTCGGCTGGACAAAACTGCTGCAAACCCGTAAATTTAGTGAAACCAAAACAGCTGAAGCTTTAGCCACCATTGAACGCAATGCCAAACTGCAAACTCAACTGATTGATGACTTGCTGGATGTTGCCAAGATTCTGCGCGGCAAACTCACCATAGATGCTGCACCTGTGAATCTGGCATTTATTATTGAATCTGCGATCGACACGGTAACTACAGCAGCCATTGCCAAATCAATTTCGTTGCATCCGGTGCTGCCAAATATTGGGCAAGTCTCTGGAGATTCCAACCGCTTGCAACAGATCGTTTGGAATTTACTTTCCAATGCTATCAAGTTTACCCCCAAGGGAGGACGGGTTGAAATCCGATTAGAGCAAGTAGATGAGCAGGCACAGATTATCGTCCGTGACACTGGTAAAGGCATTAACCTTGAGTTTCTCCCGTATATTTTTGAGTCATTCCGTCAAGAAGATGTTTCAATTACTCGCAAGTATGGCGGGTTAGGATTGGGATTAGCGATCGTCCGGCAGTTGGTTGAGGCTCACGGCGGCACCATCATGGCTGACAGTCCGGGTGTTGGCTTGGGAGCCACCTTTACAGTCCAGTTGCCACTGCTGAATCTTCAACCAGAAATCAAGCAGACAGATGAGTTGCCACAACCAGGACTTGAACTCACGGGAATTAGAGTTCTGACAGTGGATGATGACCCCGATGCCCGTGAGCTATTAACAGTATTGCTTACTGAATACGGAGCTACAGTCTTGACTGTTGCTTCTGCGGCAGAAGTGTTAGCAAACCTGGAGTCCTTTCAACCCGATGTGTTAGTCAGTGATATTGGGATGCCTGAAGTCGATGGTTATTCCTTGATTCAACAGATCCGAACTTTAAGCCCCGAAAAAGGCGGAAAAATTCCTGCGATCGCTTTGACTGCTTATGCCAGAGTTGATGATTACCAGCGAGCCATAACCAGTGGCTATCAACGCCACGTTACCAAGCCCCTCGATCCAGAAGAGTTAGTTCAAGCTGTGGTAGCACTCGCACAGATCAAGATTGGCAAATCGGAATCATCACAATGA
- a CDS encoding WYL domain-containing protein produces MSRKGQSITLSISERDKAELEAIAREFGMMWGEEPNISKLIKAIAQRKLLIGNNNDWKEPRIRALHRCINALTDIGQIEQAQIIANLLLERSELSLPLRGEIERFLENLPPSWRLEIDRYILREQPFQLSYQDATGRLLNFTVRHAKVAPHEKRQYLDCWCEETEGNFDIPELVHNWSLRLDRITDAAVTLISGEWRTNLDEIKVEMHLLANLAFAYQAKPEDDIHEWLPDKPKVRRVIRRVSSTFWFSREVMQYAPDCVVILPENVRDRLKQKLLTLCQLYDIETRS; encoded by the coding sequence ATGAGTCGAAAAGGTCAATCTATTACACTGTCGATATCAGAACGCGATAAAGCCGAGCTAGAAGCGATCGCTCGTGAATTCGGTATGATGTGGGGAGAAGAGCCTAACATCTCTAAGTTAATTAAAGCGATCGCTCAACGGAAGTTACTCATCGGTAACAATAACGATTGGAAAGAACCACGCATCAGGGCATTACATAGATGTATCAATGCTTTGACAGACATCGGGCAAATTGAACAAGCGCAAATCATTGCAAACTTACTTCTCGAACGCAGCGAACTATCATTACCGTTGCGAGGCGAAATTGAACGTTTCTTAGAGAATTTGCCCCCATCTTGGCGCTTAGAGATAGACCGCTACATCTTGCGCGAACAACCCTTTCAGCTTTCCTATCAAGATGCAACTGGACGTTTATTAAACTTTACGGTTCGCCACGCCAAAGTAGCACCCCACGAAAAGCGACAATATCTTGATTGCTGGTGTGAGGAAACAGAAGGAAATTTTGATATCCCAGAACTGGTTCACAACTGGAGTTTACGATTAGACCGAATTACGGATGCGGCGGTGACTTTAATTTCCGGTGAGTGGCGTACTAATTTGGATGAGATAAAAGTAGAAATGCACTTATTAGCAAATTTGGCTTTTGCTTATCAAGCTAAACCAGAAGATGATATCCATGAATGGCTACCAGATAAACCAAAAGTTCGACGAGTGATTAGGCGAGTATCTAGTACATTTTGGTTTAGCCGCGAAGTTATGCAGTATGCGCCAGATTGTGTAGTGATATTACCTGAAAATGTGCGCGATCGCCTTAAACAAAAACTCCTCACCCTATGCCAGTTATACGATATCGAAACCAGGTCTTAA